The following coding sequences are from one Musa acuminata AAA Group cultivar baxijiao chromosome BXJ2-4, Cavendish_Baxijiao_AAA, whole genome shotgun sequence window:
- the LOC135610354 gene encoding CSC1-like protein At4g35870: MSALSIAPSMAGAAAPSADPDYPAAAWYGNIQYLLNISAAGAASCLLLFILVKLRSDHRRFPGPSALAAKLLAVYHATPAQIALHCGADAAQFLLIERASFFVLLAVALLALIAALPLNLCAGSVLLADPFARTTISHLRPGSPLIWLHLLLVALVVAVAHLGITRMEDDLRITRFRDGNGNPSDPNSSSISIFTIMVQGIPKALAADKAPLEEYLQHRYPGKVYRVVVPFDLCTLEYLASKWTKVQNDISWLEARLNARSLSNDGDEGIQIDEHLWLRKAKEFWAMVAAKLGFTEEERLRKLQNLRLVLQSKLLDYQDGRAPGAGIAFVVFKDVYTANKAVRDFRSERKKRPIGQFFPLMELQLERSRWRVERAPPAEDIYWNHLGLSKLSLRLRKIAVNTCLLLMLLFCSSPLAIISAMKSAARIINAEAVDHAQSWLTWLEGSSWFGALVLQFLPNVLIFVSMYIIIPSALSYLSKFECHLTVSGEQRAALLKMVCFFLVNLILLRAMVESSLESAILRMGRCYMDGEDCKQIEQYMSASFLSRSCLSTLAFLITSTFLGISFDLLAPMPWIKNILKKFRKNDMLQLVPEQNVDYSVEQNNEESNLRMPLVSDRVDSLDLNGAEVQDLSVYPIDRSFHTPKQTFDFAQYYAFNLTIFALTMIYSLFAPLVVPVGAIYFGYRYIVDKYNFLFVYRVQGFPAGNDGKLMDRVLCIMHFCVVLFLLSMLFFFSIRGDSTKLQAIFTLGLVLFYKMLPSRTDSFQPSLLEGIQTAGSFVDGPTDYEVFSNIDIDWDIYQ, from the coding sequence ATGAGCGCGCTCTCGATCGCTCCGTCCATGGCCGGCGCGGCCGCGCCGTCTGCGGACCCTGACTACCCCGCCGCCGCGTGGTACGGCAACATCCAGTACCTCCTCAACATCTCCGCCGCCGGCGCCGCCTCCTGCCTCCTCCTTTTCATCCTCGTCAAGCTCCGGTCCGACCACCGCCGCTTCCCCGGCCCATCCGCCCTTGCCGCTAAGCTCCTCGCCGTCTACCACGCCACCCCCGCCCAGATCGCCCTACACTGCGGCGCTGACGCCGCCCAGTTCCTCCTCATCGAGCGCGCTAGCTTCTTCGTCCTCCTCGCCGTCGCCCTCCTCGCCCTCATCGCTGCCCTGCCCCTCAATCTCTGTGCCGGCTCCGTCCTCCTCGCGGATCCCTTCGCCCGCACCACCATCTCCCACCTCCGCCCTGGCTCCCCACTCATCTGGCTCCACCTCCTCCTCGTTGCCCTCGTCGTCGCCGTCGCCCATCTCGGCATAACTCGGATGGAAGACGACCTCCGGATTACCCGATTCCGCGACGGCAACGGCAATCCCAGTGACCCCAATTCGAGCTCCATCTCCATCTTCACCATCATGGTGCAGGGCATCCCCAAAGCCCTAGCCGCCGACAAGGCCCCGCTCGAGGAGTACCTTCAGCATCGATATCCTGGAAAGGTCTACCGCGTTGTCGTGCCCTTTGATCTATGCACCCTGGAGTACCTCGCCTCGAAGTGGACCAAGGTCCAGAACGACATCTCTTGGCTCGAAGCTCGCCTGAACGCCCGATCCCTATCGAACGATGGTGACGAAGGCATCCAGATTGATGAGCATCTGTGGTTGAGGAAGGCCAAAGAATTCTGGGCGATGGTCGCTGCGAAATTGGGCTTCACCGAGGAAGAAAGGCTGAGAAAGCTGCAGAATTTGAGGTTGGTACTGCAAAGCAAACTTTTGGACTACCAGGATGGACGGGCGCCTGGCGCCGGAATTGCATTCGTGGTCTTTAAAGACGTTTACACTGCCAACAAGGCCGTGAGGGATTTCAGgtcggagaggaagaagaggcccaTCGGGCAGTTCTTCCCTCTGATGGAGCTCCAGCTCGAGCGGAGCCGGTGGAGGGTTGAGAGGGCCCCGCCGGCCGAAGACATCTACTGGAACCACTTGGGCTTGAGCAAGCTTTCATTGAGATTGCGGAAGATCGCTGTGAACACTTGCCTCCTCCTGATGCTTCTGTTTTGCAGTTCACCTCTTGCAATCATCAGCGCAATGAAGAGTGCTGCAAGGATAATTAATGCAGAGGCCGTCGATCATGCTCAGTCATGGTTAACTTGGCTTGAGGGCTCGAGCTGGTTCGGGGCTCTCGTTCTCCAGTTCTTGCCTAATGTCCTCATATTCGTGAGCATGTACATAATCATCCCGTCTGCACTGTCCTATCTTTCCAAGTTCGAGTGTCATCTCACTGTTTCTGGGGAGCAGAGAGCTGCATTGCTAAAGATGGTTTGCTTCTTCTTGGTGAATCTCATTCTCTTGCGTGCAATGGTGGAGTCATCACTTGAGAGTGCGATACTTCGAATGGGGAGGTGTTACATGGATGGGGAAGATTGCAAACAAATCGAACAGTATATGAGTGCTTCATTCCTGTCAAGGTCCTGTCTCTCCACCCTTGCGTTTCTCATCACGAGCACCTTTCTTGGGATATCCTTTGATTTGTTGGCTCCAATGCCTTGGATAAAGAACATTCTGAAGAAATTCCGGAAGAATGACATGCTTCAACTAGTTCCGGAACAAAATGTGGACTACTCAGTAGAGCAGAACAATGAAGAAAGCAATTTGCGGATGCCTCTCGTTTCTGATAGAGTTGATAGTTTGGATTTGAATGGTGCCGAAGTACAAGATCTTTCAGTGTATCCTATAGACAGGAGCTTCCACACCCCAAAGCAGACATTTGACTTTGCACAGTACTATGCTTTTAATCTCACAATTTTTGCGCTCACCATGATCTATTCCTTGTTTGCTCCGCTCGTGGTTCCTGTAGGTGCCATCTACTTTGGCTACCGATACATAGTGGACAAGTATAACTTCTTGTTTGTGTACAGAGTTCAGGGATTCCCAGCTGGTAACGACGGGAAACTGATGGACAGGGTCTTATGCATTATGCATTTTTGTGTAGTCTTGTTTCTTCTGTCCATGTTGTTTTTCTTCTCAATCCGTGGTGACTCCACAAAGCTGCAGGCCATCTTTACTCTAGGATTGGTGTTGTTCTACAAAATGCTCCCCTCGAGAACCGATAGTTTTCAGCCATCTTTGTTGGAAGGAATTCAGACCGCCGGTAGCTTTGTGGATGGACCAACTGACTATGAGGTTTTCTCCAACATTGACATCGATTGGGATATCTATCAATGA
- the LOC103994186 gene encoding uncharacterized protein LOC103994186: MATPPSKGITVPASLLILTAAAAFLLFLLLPSLSPSSSNAPSLSCPTTAAAVAATTRPPDPISPTPDDIAWLKSQLARNSIQEPPSSPAAWHSLRKGINPRTRAQQLEDLRRFKGVSHYEGDDAGNHTALPCPGELLVEEHHSNYGEPWAGGRDVFEFLAAAAWLAPADHVLEIGCGTLRVGLHFIRYLDAARFHCLERDELSLMAALRYELPSQGLLHKRPLILRGEDMEFDRFGSDVVYDLIYASAVFLHMPDALVWEGLERLSGKLKPEKGRIFVSHNIKFCSRLGGDVCTERLSKLGLEYVRKHTHDSLLFSHYEIWFEFRKMA; this comes from the exons ATGGCGACTCCCCCCTCCAAGGGCATCACCGTTCCCGCCTCTCTCCTCATcctcaccgccgccgccgccttcctcctctttctcctcctcccctccctctccccTTCTTCCTCCAATGCTCCCTCCCTCTCTTGccccaccaccgccgccgccgtcgcaGCGACCACAAGGCCTCCAGATCCAATCTCCCCCACGCCCGACGACATCGCCTGGCTCAAATCTCAACTCGCCCGCAACTCCATCCAAGAACCCCCGTCCTCCCCCGCCGCCTGGCACTCTCTCCGCAAAGGCATCAACCCCCGCACCCGCGCCCAGCAGCTCGAAGACCTACGCCG GTTCAAGGGCGTCTCTCACTACGAGGGCGACGATGCCGGCAACCACACGGCCCTCCCATGCCCTGGGGAGCTTCTGGTGGAGGAGCACCACAGTAATTACGGCGAGCCGTGGGCCGGCGGCCGCGACGTCTTCGAGTTCCTCGCTGCCGCCGCCTGGCTCGCGCCCGCCGACCATGTGCTCGAGATCGGGTGCGGCACGCTCCGGGTCGGCCTCCACTTCATCCGGTACCTCGACGCGGCCAGGTTCCACTGCCTCGAGCGAGACGAGCTCTCCCTCATGGCCGCGCTCCGCTACGAGCTCCCTTCCCAGGGCCTCCTCCACAAGCGGCCTCTCATTCTCCGAGGGGAGGACATGGAGTTCGATCGATTCGGATCCGATGTTGTCTACGATCTCATATATGCAAGCGCGGTGTTCCTCCACATGCCCGACGCGCTGGTCTGGGAGGGGCTGGAGAGGTTGTCGGGGAAGCTGAAGCCAGAGAAAGGTCGAATCTTTGTGTCTCACAACATCAAGTTCTGTTCACGACTGGGCGGCGACGTGTGCACCGAGAGGCTCTCGAAGTTGGGGTTGGAGTATGTAAGGAAGCACACGCACGACAGCTTGCTGTTCAGCCATTACGAGATCTGGTTCGAGTTCAGAAAGATGGCTTAG